Below is a window of Paenibacillus antri DNA.
CCGTCCCGGCGTCAATGCTTCGAAAGCCGTTTTTAAGTCGGGGATTTCAACGAATTTATTCGCTAATTCTTCAGGTATGGTGTAATCCGTATTCTTTTTGTAGTTCACTTGCAAGCCGGCTTTCTCAACTTCAATGGCTTCATCAATATATGTTTTCAAGATAAGTTGCTTTTCATCGATTTCTTGTACATTCGTGAACCGAATCTGGCGGGCCGCCTGAACATTCTCCGTTTGTTGGATGAGAAGCCCATGGGGATCTTTCAACAACGCGCCTTTGTGGAACAAAAGCGCGCAGTAATCCTTAAAGCCATGAATCAAAACGATGTTTTTACCGTCAAACGTATAACAAGGATGCATCCACTTAAAGTCCTCGGTCAGCCCGCAGTCAAGAACGATCTCCCTCAACAGCTCGAATTCTTCTTTCCACTTCTGAAGCTTGTTAAAATAGGGATCAATCTTCGGATTTCTTTCACCTTTTACCATCATGGTACCTCCTTCTGCTTTTGTCCGATACATCGAGACTAGGCAAATACTTTTTCAAGATCGCCGCACCATTTACTCCAGCCGTATTTCGCTCCATTGAGCGCTTGAGCATTAGAAATTCCGGTTTGTTCGAGATGAAGGTTAACCTTTCCGTCCCCTAGGTCCTGCAACGTCCAGGTGATCGTGTGCTTCTCGCCGCTCGCCCAAGTATAGGACAACCGGTGCGGTTCCTCCACAATCAAGACTTCGCCCTCAATAATTCCGTTCCAATATTCGGTCGGTTGCGTGCGAAATTGAAAATGGTGTCCCACGACGGGCTTAAAATTATTTTCCATCGGCTGACCGGTTTGGATGTTGGCCACCCACTTGGCAAGCTTGCTCGAATCGGTTAAGGCGGACCAGAGCTTCTCGATCGTTGTCGTGTACTGAAAATCCAGGGATAATGTTAAATTCATTCTTCTTCCTCCTCTAATAGTTGGCCCAAGCGCAACATATTCTTACTCCAGAACTTGCTGTAGAAAGCCACCCAATCTTGAATTTCTCTGAGCGGAGAGGCGTTCAGCCTAAATCGCGTTTCTCTGCCGACTTTCCGGTCAAGTACTAAGCCGGCCTCTTTAAGAATTGTCAAATGCTTGGATACCGCTGTACGCCCCATCGGAAACTGTACCGTTAATTCATGGAGCGGTATCTCCGCTTTCTCCGACAATAGTTGAATCAGTCGGCGCCTGGTCGGATCTGCAATCGCGTCAAACACATCTCGAATCTGTTTGTTCTCGCTCACAACTCCCCCTTCTCTATAGTACTTAATGAAGTAAGCGGCTCTTCGGACGCAGCGCCTACGAGGCGATATTGAGTGCAGTATAGGAAAGCGGAAGGATCATATAAAATCCGTACTCGCCATAATCGTTCGCAAGCGCATGGGATGCAGCCGCGCCCGTCATTAAAAAGAAGATACCGGCGTTTACCCACTCTTTCGGCCGCGGAAAACCCGGTACG
It encodes the following:
- a CDS encoding SRPBCC family protein; amino-acid sequence: MNLTLSLDFQYTTTIEKLWSALTDSSKLAKWVANIQTGQPMENNFKPVVGHHFQFRTQPTEYWNGIIEGEVLIVEEPHRLSYTWASGEKHTITWTLQDLGDGKVNLHLEQTGISNAQALNGAKYGWSKWCGDLEKVFA
- a CDS encoding YdeI/OmpD-associated family protein encodes the protein MVKGERNPKIDPYFNKLQKWKEEFELLREIVLDCGLTEDFKWMHPCYTFDGKNIVLIHGFKDYCALLFHKGALLKDPHGLLIQQTENVQAARQIRFTNVQEIDEKQLILKTYIDEAIEVEKAGLQVNYKKNTDYTIPEELANKFVEIPDLKTAFEALTPGRQRAYILHFSTPKQSKTREARVEKYIAHILDGKGLDD
- a CDS encoding ArsR/SmtB family transcription factor, whose product is MSENKQIRDVFDAIADPTRRRLIQLLSEKAEIPLHELTVQFPMGRTAVSKHLTILKEAGLVLDRKVGRETRFRLNASPLREIQDWVAFYSKFWSKNMLRLGQLLEEEEE